From Thermogemmatispora onikobensis, a single genomic window includes:
- a CDS encoding competence/damage-inducible protein A, which translates to MRAEIISCGTELLLGQITDTNATYLAQSLSGLGIDLYFVSQVGDNLERIVETLRRAWERSELIIMTGGLGPTEDDLTREAISTLLGERMQVDPGLEAELRAWFAARGVQMPERNVKQATLIPSARPLPNPLGTAPGWWVEQAGRIIVAMPGVPREMYRMWEAEVIPRLSPYTGGLIFTRILRVIGLGESTVEQRLEPFIHASNPTVATYAKSDAVDVRVTAKAASREEAKRLVSETEARIREVLGDYIFGVDKETLPSVVGAMLAQRGQTLAVMESFTGGLLSSLITDIPGSSRYFRGGLVAYSRAVAQEMGLSSEPVERAGLVSEETARAMAQLARQRLAADYGIGITGVAGPEPLEQQPAGTLFLAIAGPTGVVTSSGSGWRGNREDQKYRSALAALNLLRLHLLGIKKAQ; encoded by the coding sequence ATGCGGGCAGAGATTATTTCCTGTGGCACCGAGCTGCTGCTTGGTCAGATCACCGATACCAATGCCACCTACCTGGCGCAAAGCCTGAGTGGGCTAGGGATCGATCTCTATTTTGTCTCCCAGGTCGGGGATAACCTGGAGCGCATCGTTGAGACGCTGCGCCGCGCCTGGGAGCGCTCTGAATTGATTATCATGACTGGCGGTCTTGGACCCACCGAGGACGATCTGACGCGCGAGGCGATCAGCACGCTGTTGGGTGAGCGCATGCAGGTTGACCCAGGTCTGGAGGCCGAGCTGCGTGCCTGGTTTGCTGCCCGCGGCGTTCAGATGCCCGAGCGCAATGTCAAGCAGGCCACACTCATTCCTTCGGCACGCCCGCTGCCGAATCCTTTAGGAACAGCGCCCGGCTGGTGGGTCGAGCAGGCAGGGCGCATCATTGTCGCCATGCCAGGGGTACCACGCGAGATGTATCGGATGTGGGAGGCCGAGGTGATCCCCCGCCTGAGTCCCTATACTGGGGGTCTGATCTTCACACGCATTCTGCGCGTCATCGGCCTGGGAGAGTCGACGGTTGAGCAGCGCCTGGAGCCTTTCATTCACGCGAGCAATCCGACGGTAGCCACCTACGCTAAGAGCGATGCCGTAGATGTGCGCGTGACTGCCAAGGCGGCCAGCCGTGAGGAGGCCAAGCGCTTGGTTAGCGAAACTGAGGCACGCATTCGCGAGGTGCTTGGCGACTACATCTTCGGGGTCGACAAGGAGACGCTCCCGAGCGTGGTCGGCGCCATGCTGGCCCAACGCGGTCAGACGCTGGCAGTGATGGAGAGCTTTACCGGGGGACTGCTCTCCAGCCTGATCACAGATATACCTGGCAGCTCGCGCTATTTCCGCGGCGGGCTGGTAGCCTACAGTCGCGCTGTCGCTCAGGAGATGGGTCTCTCCTCCGAGCCAGTCGAGCGGGCCGGCCTGGTCAGCGAAGAGACAGCCCGCGCTATGGCCCAGCTCGCCCGCCAGCGTCTGGCCGCCGACTACGGTATTGGCATCACCGGCGTAGCCGGCCCAGAGCCGCTCGAGCAGCAACCTGCAGGTACCCTGTTTCTGGCTATTGCCGGACCAACCGGCGTGGTGACTTCCAGCGGCAGCGGCTGGCGCGGCAACCGCGAGGACCAGAAGTACCGCTCCGCTCTCGCCGCCCTGAATCTGCTCCGCCTCCATCTGTTGGGCATTAAGAAGGCGCAGTAG
- a CDS encoding Nramp family divalent metal transporter yields MERSGQKTTELQRKDRAARKKPARSRFPFRLSRSSPLIRLLAVLGPGLIAANAGNDAGGIATYSAAGANYGYNLLWALFISSFFVAVLQEMCARMGAVTGKGLADLIREEFGVRWTALAMLALLIANTGITVSEFLGIGASVQVLAQDVHTPWIYVTVPVCGLALWWLVIKGSYRRVEKVFIAMSLGFLSYIPAAFVAHPDWGAIAHQSVLPTFQLDSDYLLTAAALVGTTISPYMLFYVQSAVADKGIHAGEYIYEQIDVYSGTLFATIISFFIVVATGATLFVSHHPASTALDAAFALRSLAGPYASLLFSIGLFGASLLAAAVLPLSTAYAICEAFGFERSLSRSFREAPVFQGLFTALIVLGVLVTLIPGLPIFQVLIVLQDINTAMLPIILVFIILLVNNRRLMGKHKNSLLFNIFGWATVLFVSILTLILLAVNLLHL; encoded by the coding sequence ATGGAGAGATCTGGCCAGAAGACAACGGAGCTGCAGAGAAAGGACCGCGCCGCCCGCAAGAAACCGGCGCGGTCCCGTTTTCCTTTTCGTCTGAGCCGCTCATCGCCGCTGATCCGATTGCTGGCAGTGCTCGGTCCAGGTCTGATCGCCGCCAATGCGGGCAATGACGCTGGAGGTATTGCTACCTATTCGGCTGCCGGGGCTAACTATGGCTACAACCTGCTGTGGGCCCTCTTCATCAGCAGCTTTTTTGTGGCGGTGCTTCAGGAGATGTGCGCTCGCATGGGCGCGGTGACCGGCAAGGGACTGGCCGATTTGATCCGCGAGGAGTTCGGGGTGCGCTGGACAGCGCTCGCCATGCTGGCGCTGCTGATTGCAAACACGGGGATTACGGTCTCGGAGTTTCTCGGCATCGGCGCCAGCGTGCAGGTGCTGGCTCAGGACGTGCATACGCCCTGGATCTACGTGACTGTGCCAGTCTGTGGGCTGGCGCTCTGGTGGCTGGTGATTAAAGGTTCCTATCGGCGTGTGGAGAAGGTCTTTATTGCAATGTCCCTCGGTTTCCTCTCCTACATCCCCGCCGCCTTCGTCGCTCATCCCGATTGGGGAGCCATCGCTCACCAAAGCGTCCTTCCCACTTTCCAGCTGGATAGCGACTATCTGCTGACAGCGGCGGCCCTGGTGGGTACCACCATCAGCCCCTATATGCTCTTTTATGTGCAGTCCGCTGTTGCTGACAAGGGCATCCATGCTGGCGAGTACATCTATGAGCAGATCGACGTCTATAGCGGGACGCTCTTCGCGACGATTATTTCTTTCTTTATCGTTGTCGCTACAGGAGCGACGCTTTTCGTCTCCCATCACCCGGCAAGCACGGCGCTGGACGCAGCCTTCGCGCTGCGCAGCCTGGCCGGCCCCTATGCCTCGCTCCTCTTCAGCATTGGTCTCTTTGGTGCTTCGCTGCTGGCTGCAGCCGTCCTGCCTCTCTCAACAGCGTACGCGATCTGCGAAGCCTTCGGCTTTGAGCGCAGCCTCTCGCGCAGCTTCCGTGAGGCACCTGTCTTCCAGGGCCTTTTTACAGCCTTGATCGTGCTCGGGGTCCTGGTGACGCTGATTCCCGGATTGCCTATCTTCCAGGTGCTGATTGTGCTCCAGGATATCAATACGGCCATGCTGCCGATTATCCTGGTCTTCATTATTCTGCTGGTCAACAATCGTCGCCTGATGGGCAAACATAAGAATTCGCTGCTGTTCAATATCTTCGGCTGGGCCACCGTCCTGTTCGTCTCTATTCTGACCCTGATCCTGCTGGCCGTCAATCTCTTGCACCTCTGA